gtatatcagtgtgttacagtgagcggtgtgggatatatcagtgtgttacagtgaggggtgtgggatatatcagaatgttacagtgaggagtgtgtgatatatcagtgtgttacactgaggggtgtggggtatatcagagtgtaacagtaaggggtgtggggtatatcagagtgttacagtgaggggtgtggggtatatcagtgtgttacactgaggggtgtgggatatatcagagtgttacagtgaggggtgtagggtatatcagagtgtaacagtaaggggtgtggggtatatcagagtgtaacagtgagggttgtggggtatgtcagtgttACAgtaaggggtgtggggtatatcagagtgttacagtgaggggtgtagggtatatcagagtgttacagtaaggggtatggggtatatcagagtgttacagtgagggttctGGTATCATCATTATTGCTGTGGTACTGAGGTTCATCTGAGTTATATAGTGCACTTTTATTTTAGACCTCATCCACAGCAACTGATAGGAAATGCCTCTGTGCAATTGATGAAGTGGGTTCTCAGCGTTTGGAGCTGTCTTGGAGCATATTTCATCGCGTATTCAGCTGTGAACTGGCACCTTCTTTCCACCTCACTCTTCTCCCGGTCCAGGGCTCGGCTGCAAGAGGGCTTGCCCACAGATAGGTTGTACTCAGCTACAAGGGGCGGTGTCCGTCATAGGTCGCCATAGGAACCTTCGATGCGGAAAGTTTCGCCAAATCTGGGTTGGGCTCTTGGGGACCAGGTCATAGGCTCAGGGGGAAGCGAGCAGAGTTTTCAGGACCTCGGACAGCGCAGGCTGCCCGGAGCGAACCTGCGTCTCCGGGGCACCTTGAGGGTTTCAGCACCGCGGACAGCGACCCGTGGGAGGGGTGCGGGTGCCCTCTGACCTCAGGGTGGTGGTCTCGGCCGGCTTGGCCAGGTTTCAGCACGCTGGACAGCGACTGCACCCCCGAAGGCGAGATGATGGACCAACGTGAGGCTGCAGGTAGGCAGTGAGGAACTGGGACTCACAGTCAACAGATGCAgagctgggaaaacacagcaggtcagacagcatcccaggAGTAGAAAACTCAACGTTTCGGGCTGAGACCCTTCGTCAGTTGCATTCTGTGAGTAAGGGAGGAACGGCAGAGGAGATGGATAAGGAAGCACTATTTCCACCagccctgcacatctctgaacgtTGTCCTAAAGACTAAGCTTCCTTTTGGAATTGTTCATTTGAGGGACTCATTAGTCCCGGGTGCCAACTCTCCTGCACGTAGCTAAAGGATCAAAGAGTgttcagaagagagagagagagagagagagactgctagCCAGTTTCTAGCACATATTTGTAATATATTTAGTAGCAAGCCTTTGATACAAATTGCAAAATTCTGTCACGGGTTAAACATAGCTGAGCACAGttgcagtgcagtgctgggcagAGGATGAAACCCTTCAAGAAGGTTCGACAGAAGGCATTACGTGGATTTCAATCTGCTCAAAACTGAAGCACCAAACGTTTGCTTTGTGCGTGTCTGCGCTCATGTAACGAGTGAGGGAATGAGCCTGCATTTCCGTAGCACCTTCCAACACCGCGGGACTCCCCAGAAGTGGACGCAGGATCTTTTGAAGTTCCAGTAGAGGAAACACATCTGCTAATCTcagcacaggaagatcccacaaCCAGTATTGCAGTAAAGGCTGGGTGTGTCTGTGCTTTGGTGATGACAGCTGAGGGATGGACGTTGGCCCCAGTTCATTGCAGAGAAGCCTGCCCCCCAACTCTTCTTTGACATATTGCCTGTGAGACCTTTTATTTCATCTGAGGAGGCCTGTGGGATAACGTCTCATTATAACTTTGGTATTAATGACAATTACCTAGCCATAATTTAGCACAATAGCCTGCATTTAATTGTTTCTTAGTCAATGATTGGCATGTTGTTTTTGGCTTGAAGCCACAATGCTTGGGTCAGATTTTGACAATGCGACCGACAATGATTACTTGGAGTTGAACAGCACTTCAATCTTTGGACCAGGCAATTTTGGTGTCTTAGGGGCCTTCTACACCATTTTACGAATCACCATAGCACTGATCTACTCTGTCACGTGCGCCATGGGGATTCTGGGAAACCTGTTGGTCTTGTATCTCATCCGAGGCTTCAACAGACAGAGCCCGTCCACCATCAACCGCTTCGTCTTCAATCTGGCCCTGACCGACTTCCACTTTGTGTTGGTGCTGCCCTTTTGGGCAGCGGAAATCGTCCTGGACCACATCTGGCCCTTCGGCCTTGCCATGTGCAAGCTGGTCCTCTTTGTCACCGTGCTGAACATGCACGCAAGCGTCTTCTTCCTGACCGCCATGAGCGTCAGCCGCTACTGCTCAATGGTGCAAACCCTCAGACCGGGCAGGGCTCCCTCCCGGCCCTGCATGGTCAAGTGCGTCATCCTGGCCATCTGGCTGACCGCTGTCGCTGCGACCTTACCCCTGACCATATACTCCCAGACCGTCAACATCTACGGCGATGAACTGTGCATCCAGAAATTCCCAGCTGGACAATACTTCCTGGCCTACCAACACATTCAGAGAATTTTGCTGACTTTCATAATCCCCCTGACAGTCATAACCGTTTGCTATTTGCTGCTTATAAGATTTCTGCACCACCATAAACTGAGTGGCAACAATGCAAAGAGGCAATCCAAAGTCACCAAGTCTGTCATCCTGTTGATCATGTCCTTCCTCCTTTGCTGGCTTCCTAACCATGTGATAACCTGCTGGGGAGTGCTGGTCAAATTGGAATTGGTCCATTGGAGCAGAGCATACTATATCACTCACACCTACATCCACCCATTCACCATCTGCTTGGCCTACACCAATAGCTGCCTCAACCCCATTATCTACTGCCTGATGCGGAGGGAGTTCAGGGAGGCAATGAAGAATGTCTTCCAAAGGATCTCCTCCGTCAGCTCCCTGTGGACGTGCCAGGGCGCCGCCCTCTACCCGAGTCAACACGAAGCCAACCAGGTTGGCATCCCCTTGAACCCACTGAACAGCCAGCTGGAATCCAACGCCCCCGGTCAGAGATGTAACACGCTGCCTTCAACCACCTCCAGTCTTGTGCAACAGAACTGAAGGGTGCACTCCAACTGCTGTCCACTGGGGGGGGCACCCAACCTGTGGACTCCATCTATCGCTCGGTCTGACGGAAGAACAATATGCCTGTACATGTATATAATAAACCATTCAGCATCCCCAGCCTCCTCCTTAGCCTTCCTGCTATCCATTTCCAACGTTTGCATCCATTGTAAGTAATAAtaggaggcagtccagagaaggagGGTGAGGTTGAACCTGGGTATAGAGGCATTTTCTTACAAGGAGCGGTCGAGtcggttgggcctgtactcattggagtttaggacaCGGATAGGAAAGACTTAGAGAGTTAGGGCTCAACcaaggaaaatgggactagttcaggttgggaaacttggttggcctGGGCAGGCTgagcggaagggcctgtttccgtgcccCATGACTCTACAAGATTGAGAGGCGACCATATTGAAACATGCGAGATACtttggggacttgacagggtggaggtggagagattgtttctcctggtgggagagtctagaaccaggggggCATCATCTCAGTTTCAAGGGTTGCCCACTCAAGACAGAGCTAGGGAGGATTCATTTCCCCTccgaggggagtgaatctgtgaaattctttaccactgCTGTGGAGGCTGGGCTATTAAATATATTCGAGGATACAGGAAGGGGATCAATGGCCAATATTGGCTGCTACATCTTAAGATCGTATGATGCTTAGCCAGCTTATCATTACTGGCTTTGCCCAGTCCCCATGGAGCAGGATTCTCATTTCCACTGCTCTCTGGAAAAGCAAATCTCCAAAGTGAACAGTTCAGTGACTGTCTGTATTGATGGCCCCTTCACCTTAATTTCAATCCTCCTCAATGTTTTGCTGCACATTGGTGGACATTGGTCAAGGCTACATTGTCCCAAACTTTCATAATTGCAAAAGACGACCACTTAGAGTCTTCCATCAGACACGGGAAtgaaagaaggccattcagcccattgaatagATCACCCCTCAACTCCTTCTTTCCCcacctttttcccataaccccttcctgattaaaaaatcGCAGCCTCGGATATACCTAACGATGCCTGCGGTAAataaaaattccacagattcgctcCCCTtggagagaaggaattcctcctcatctccgtcctcAATGGGCAACCCCTCATTCTGTGAGCATATCCCGCAACGTGAAACAATCTTTCCACATTTGTTGTCGAGTCCTTCGCCCGGGATGCGAGTTGTTGCATCTGTCCTGAGCTGCTTGACCCTTCAGATGTGGTGACCACCTCTTCCGTACTTGGTTTGCATCCGCTGCCAAAGTTGAGGGCAGATCTTCAGCTGAGTGGCacgagggtggcacggtggctcagtggtcagccctgctgcctcgcagtgccagggacccgggttcgatcccagcctggggcacctgtctgtgtggagtttgcacattcgccccctGTGCCTGCTTGGATTTGCTCTGGtctcatcccacaatccaaagctgcgcaggttagggtgaattggctatggctaaaattgctcattgtgtccagggttaggtgcattagtcaggaataaataacaggtaggggaatgggtctgggtgggctactcttcagagggtcggtgtggattggttgggcctgtttccacactgtagggattctaattctaattataAGGATCAGAAATTCCTTTCCTGGCTGCTTCCTGCTCATTCCCAGTCAAATCCACTGTACACTCTGGTGGTGAGCTATCTGTGAGTTACCTGCCAACAGTGGGTTGGCATTGGGTatccaattctggtgtcaccaCTTTAAGAAGGATATTGTGATCTCTGACAGGGTACAGAGGGAGATTATCCCCCAGAATAGGAGGCGGGAGAGACTGAGGGAAACCTGCAGAAATGGTTAAGGGGCAGGTTGGAATCacaagagggtgaggggggtggaggggggggagaaaccattcccacTGGAAAGAAGGGGTCAGTCACCAGGGGGTGATGTGGAGTGAAGGGACCTGGGAAAAGAActagagggagggaggtgaggcaATTCTGTATTGCTTTCTGCCAGAGTGCTATCTTTGAGgattcattcacaggacagaGACTGAGCCAGCATTTTCTTCCTCATCCCTAATCAGAGGGGAATCTACTGCATCgaagtgggtctggagtcacatgtaatccagacctagtgaggatggcagttttcttctctaaaggacctTGAGTCAAACGCATTGGGTTTTTCTCCCCCcagcaatggtcatcattagactcttaattccagatttttactgaatacAATTTTGACATGGGGGGGCTTGAACCcaagtcctcagaacattacctgggtctctggattagcaggCCAGCGGTGATAGTTCCCCCTGCCTGAATGGGAGATGGTTCACAGGatcataaaatccttacagtgtggaaacaggcccttcagcccaacaagtccacaccgaccccatccaaacccatctcccaaccctattactccacatttggggtggcacggtggctcagtggttagcactgctgcctcccagcaccagggacccaggttcgattccagccttcggcagactgtctgtgtatagtttgcacgttctccccgtgtcagcgtggatttcctttgggtgctcaggtttcctcacacaatccaaagatgtgcaggttagggtggattggccgtgctaacttgccagtagtgttaggtgcattagtcagagggagaatggggctgggtgggttactcttcagagggtcggtgtggacttgttgggccgaagggcctgtttccacactgtagggaatctaataacatttcccctgaccaatgcccctaacctacacaagaTTCAACACGAACGTTCAAAAGTGGATcgggagattagagtcaaggagatgtacagcagggaaacagaccctttggtccaactcatctatgccaaccccGAAATTAATCTgggtttgccagcacttggcccatatccctctaaacccttcctattcatgtccccatccagatgccttttaaatgttgtcattgtaccagcctccaccacttcctctggcagctctttccatacacgcaccaccctctgcgtgaaaatgttgccccttaagtccctttcccctctcaccctaaacctatgccctccagttacGGACTCCCCCCAAGCACAGGAAAAAGATCTCGTCCATTTGACCTTGAAGGGGGCAAAGGATTTAACAAAATTCGATTGAACAGCTCTTCCCCAGGGGGATGGCagaggagggaatcctgagggacaggatgtacatgtatttggaaaggcaaggactgattcgggatagtcaacatggcgttgtgcgtgagaaatcatgtctctcaaacttgattgagtcttttgaagatgtaacaaagaagattgatgagggcagagcagtagatgtgatcgatatggacttcagtaaggcgttcgacaaggttccccatgggagactggttagcaaggttagatctcacggaatacagagagaactagccatttggatacagaactggctcaaaggtagaagacagagggtggtggtggagggttgtttttcagactggaggcctgtgaccagtggagtgccacaacgatcggtgctgggttgtggatcctctactttttgtcatttacataaatgatttggatgcgagcataagaggtacagttagtaagtttgcagatgacatcaaaattggaggtgtagtggacagtgaagtgagttacctcagattacaacaggatcttgatcagatggaccaatgggctgagaagtggcagatggagtttaattcagataaatgcgaagtgctgcatttttggaaagcaaatctcagcaggacttatacacttaatggtaaggtcctagggagtgttgctgaacaaagagactttggagtgcaggttcatagctccttgaaagtggagtcgcaggtagataggatagtgaaaaaggcgtttggtatgctttcctttattggtcagagtattgagtacagaagttgggaggtcatgttgcggctgtacaggacattggctaggccactgttggaatattgtgtgcaattctggtctccttcctatcggaaagatgttgcaaaacttgaaagggttcagaaaagatttacaagtatgttgccagggttggagggtttgagctagagggagaggctgaacaggctggggctgttttccctggagcatgggaggctgaggggtgaccttatagaggtttacaaaatcatggataggttaaataggcaaagttttttccctggggtcggggagtccagaactagaggggcataggtttagggtgagaggggaaagatataaaagagacctaaggggcaactttttcatacagagtatggaatgagctgccagagggagtggtggaggctggtacaattgcaacatttgagaggcatttggatgggtatatgaataggaagagttgggagggatatgggccgggtgctggcaggtgggactagattgggttggggatatctggtcggcatggacgggttggaccgaagggtctgtttccgtgctgtacgtctctatgactctaatcagcTGCATGGGCCTGTTGCTGCGAATGCACTGAGTTGAGCAGAAAGGCCAGTGGATGGCGCCATTGTACGACACAAGGGGGAAGCTGGTCCCATCAGGCGACAGAGCTGCCTCGTGAGTTCAAAGCATCCGTCAGAGGGCAGGACtgaggacctcctcgtgggtctgggggctcctgggcctggccaaactggccagaaacaggtccaggcagcgggccgtggagggggtcattagggccgactgcctgcccctctacCGCGGTAGATCCCAgctgtctctggagaaggagcacacggtgtccaccaacacccttgagctgttcagggagaggagTTTATTATTTCCCCCcccctccaactttattttgatttaatcactgtttgatcacgcagtaTTTCCCTTCATTGGCCACTTTGGTGTCCTGGtgggtgg
This genomic stretch from Hemiscyllium ocellatum isolate sHemOce1 chromosome 50, sHemOce1.pat.X.cur, whole genome shotgun sequence harbors:
- the LOC132805528 gene encoding relaxin-3 receptor 1-like, which produces MLGSDFDNATDNDYLELNSTSIFGPGNFGVLGAFYTILRITIALIYSVTCAMGILGNLLVLYLIRGFNRQSPSTINRFVFNLALTDFHFVLVLPFWAAEIVLDHIWPFGLAMCKLVLFVTVLNMHASVFFLTAMSVSRYCSMVQTLRPGRAPSRPCMVKCVILAIWLTAVAATLPLTIYSQTVNIYGDELCIQKFPAGQYFLAYQHIQRILLTFIIPLTVITVCYLLLIRFLHHHKLSGNNAKRQSKVTKSVILLIMSFLLCWLPNHVITCWGVLVKLELVHWSRAYYITHTYIHPFTICLAYTNSCLNPIIYCLMRREFREAMKNVFQRISSVSSLWTCQGAALYPSQHEANQVGIPLNPLNSQLESNAPGQRCNTLPSTTSSLVQQN